In the genome of Saccharomonospora viridis DSM 43017, one region contains:
- a CDS encoding WXG100 family type VII secretion target, with translation MAGGQTVDPGKLDAAGTTYSQEGGELTSAGSRIETGVSSAQVGKAWSHVASTYADIIGKYRDCVTTYGQKATDLGGKLTQAAKAYEDGEAVSRDMIASKGV, from the coding sequence GTGGCGGGTGGGCAGACAGTCGACCCAGGCAAGTTGGACGCAGCAGGAACGACGTACAGCCAGGAGGGCGGGGAGCTCACCAGCGCAGGGTCGCGGATCGAAACCGGTGTCTCGAGCGCACAGGTAGGGAAGGCTTGGTCACATGTGGCGTCTACCTACGCCGATATCATCGGCAAGTACCGGGACTGCGTGACGACCTACGGCCAGAAGGCGACGGACCTGGGGGGAAAGCTGACGCAGGCCGCGAAAGCATACGAGGACGGCGAGGCAGTCAGCCGCGACATGATCGCCTCGAAGGGGGTTTGA
- a CDS encoding WXG100 family type VII secretion target has protein sequence MAYVGQEEQREFVDKEFTSQDLDEMQELLADPSVDVQDRKNFLYALKNAGRLDGQELLDYAREVGADPVDLMKGGNAVHENMDHARNSLNGKRFSERLKNAGDVQRAQENLNGGGFSTSDEIIDEAEPALKLFDEFYPRYQEASGLIESAPMPAEAQSYDVVTVDTSSIGGSGGSAVASAGATYSHSGIDPKSIRDGLDEFRGIDFGAFHADADMLRKAHSSVRDGMDALERAWGSNTSDWTGDAKAAAEQVNNNLVKGSGDLSQALKTAPDNLGAGVDAVQQNVVNFVHRVLEVYGSGTVAELSPHQVDDLINAAKELPGVIADLHAKIEEIESKGFWDHFVEFFSNPLKWGFSAINPIASIIGYIVTEEITEDNIREETQKMESALAEVKTKLGEFCADYQQKASSIHSHAAEFVAGIDAAYMETMQLLGEGLEPDPFADPGGGKDGLGDTEGISGSIGAGGGVGAGGGIGAGGGGGISTGGGGGVPIGGGAGIDLPGDEAAGTNPVTGEPLEVDPETGDPYPIDPETGEPIKNVDDLEKLTVEHGDNTLTLTEPTEDGEMAITIDDGSGEPSEYQLDFSEEDGEAEGAEESRREETEFGPQGSDAVTEKVYRPGPDGKIHIEDGDLKIVAEQPEGPDGPTVVTVDNGDGEPVTYTLGETEGQEAGPRGLGPQPSATESAPTSRQAGQSAPDAGVVGGEGGGAPGPSADASAPTGGEAFAASSSPEFHGSSEGTVDPGIDVSADNTVNESMESSGDSSSSSTTHPQAVSGGSGGTAFGGGGGGSDLGSFSDSESRGQSTPSGANLGTAPGGDIPAGMSQGGGAGSSSASGMGMMGGMGAMGGGAGGGQGGDQERTSSAYRVEGNIFETFSNTVRISGTIGDNTADVPVRFTR, from the coding sequence ATGGCTTACGTGGGCCAAGAAGAGCAGCGGGAATTCGTCGACAAAGAATTCACCTCCCAGGATCTCGACGAGATGCAAGAGCTTCTCGCTGACCCCAGTGTTGATGTCCAAGATAGGAAGAATTTTCTTTACGCGTTGAAGAACGCGGGACGCCTGGATGGCCAAGAGCTTTTAGATTACGCCCGTGAAGTTGGCGCTGATCCTGTTGACCTCATGAAGGGCGGGAACGCTGTACATGAGAACATGGACCACGCGCGGAATTCACTGAACGGAAAAAGGTTTTCAGAGCGCCTCAAGAACGCCGGTGATGTGCAGCGTGCGCAGGAAAATCTGAATGGCGGGGGTTTCTCCACATCTGATGAAATAATCGACGAAGCGGAGCCTGCTCTCAAGCTTTTCGATGAATTCTATCCGCGTTACCAGGAGGCTAGTGGCCTTATCGAGTCGGCGCCCATGCCGGCCGAGGCCCAGAGCTATGATGTAGTAACGGTAGACACGTCATCCATCGGAGGTAGTGGCGGGTCTGCTGTCGCTAGCGCGGGCGCTACTTACTCTCATTCTGGTATTGACCCGAAGAGTATCCGTGATGGGCTCGATGAATTCCGCGGTATCGACTTCGGGGCTTTTCATGCTGATGCTGACATGTTGCGCAAGGCTCATTCCAGTGTCAGGGATGGAATGGATGCCCTCGAGAGGGCATGGGGTAGCAATACGTCTGACTGGACCGGTGATGCCAAGGCTGCGGCTGAGCAGGTCAACAACAATCTCGTCAAGGGTTCAGGGGATTTGTCGCAGGCGTTGAAGACTGCGCCAGACAACCTCGGGGCGGGGGTCGATGCGGTTCAGCAGAACGTTGTCAACTTTGTGCACCGCGTGTTAGAGGTGTACGGTTCCGGTACAGTCGCGGAACTGTCGCCGCATCAGGTCGATGACCTTATCAATGCAGCGAAAGAGCTCCCCGGTGTAATCGCTGATTTGCATGCGAAGATCGAGGAGATCGAGAGTAAGGGTTTTTGGGATCATTTCGTAGAATTCTTTTCAAACCCTCTTAAATGGGGTTTTTCTGCCATTAATCCAATCGCCTCTATTATTGGCTATATTGTAACTGAAGAGATCACGGAGGATAATATCCGTGAGGAAACGCAAAAAATGGAGAGTGCGCTCGCCGAGGTGAAGACCAAGCTCGGTGAGTTCTGCGCGGATTACCAACAGAAAGCCTCCTCGATCCACAGTCACGCGGCGGAATTTGTTGCCGGAATCGACGCAGCTTACATGGAGACGATGCAGCTGCTCGGTGAGGGGCTCGAGCCTGACCCGTTTGCTGATCCCGGTGGCGGCAAGGACGGTCTGGGTGATACCGAAGGCATAAGCGGTAGTATCGGTGCAGGCGGAGGCGTAGGGGCCGGTGGAGGCATAGGTGCCGGCGGCGGTGGAGGTATCAGCACCGGCGGAGGCGGCGGAGTGCCCATCGGTGGTGGTGCCGGTATAGACCTCCCTGGGGACGAGGCAGCGGGCACAAATCCTGTTACGGGTGAGCCTTTGGAGGTGGACCCGGAGACTGGCGATCCCTATCCGATCGACCCGGAGACGGGAGAGCCGATCAAGAATGTTGACGACCTTGAAAAACTGACGGTCGAGCACGGTGACAACACGCTCACGCTCACCGAGCCGACCGAAGACGGCGAAATGGCCATCACCATAGACGATGGTTCCGGCGAGCCGAGTGAGTACCAGCTCGATTTCAGTGAAGAAGACGGCGAGGCAGAGGGCGCCGAAGAAAGCAGACGAGAAGAGACGGAATTTGGCCCTCAGGGATCTGATGCAGTAACTGAGAAGGTGTATCGACCGGGCCCCGACGGAAAGATCCACATCGAGGATGGGGATCTAAAAATTGTTGCGGAGCAGCCGGAAGGGCCGGACGGGCCGACAGTGGTGACTGTCGACAACGGAGACGGCGAGCCCGTGACGTACACCCTTGGAGAGACTGAAGGCCAAGAAGCGGGGCCACGTGGTCTTGGTCCGCAGCCATCGGCCACGGAATCCGCGCCGACTTCCCGGCAGGCAGGGCAGTCGGCCCCCGATGCAGGTGTGGTGGGCGGCGAAGGTGGGGGCGCGCCCGGGCCCAGTGCCGACGCGAGTGCGCCCACGGGTGGGGAAGCTTTCGCGGCGTCTTCATCACCTGAGTTCCACGGATCTTCGGAAGGCACCGTGGACCCCGGCATAGACGTTTCCGCGGACAACACAGTGAACGAGTCCATGGAAAGCAGTGGGGATTCCAGCTCGTCGAGCACCACGCATCCCCAGGCCGTCAGCGGAGGCAGCGGTGGAACCGCGTTCGGCGGTGGGGGAGGGGGTAGTGATCTGGGGTCGTTTTCGGACTCCGAATCCCGTGGCCAGTCCACACCTTCGGGTGCGAACCTCGGTACGGCGCCCGGTGGGGACATCCCCGCAGGAATGTCCCAAGGCGGCGGTGCAGGGAGCTCGTCAGCCTCTGGCATGGGAATGATGGGCGGCATGGGCGCTATGGGCGGCGGCGCCGGAGGGGGCCAAGGCGGCGACCAGGAACGGACCTCCAGCGCTTACCGCGTCGAAGGCAACATCTTCGAGACTTTCTCGAACACTGTTCGCATCAGTGGAACTATCGGCGACAACACCGCGGATGTACCCGTGCGGTTTACGCGCTGA
- a CDS encoding dienelactone hydrolase family protein, with product MASTAKRLLEQLSRPGPYDVLRGDLALVGLPGVVFTPSTGFNLPAVAFGHGWLQPPGRYHGLLRHLASWGIVAAAPATHGGPLPSHRLFAADLRSTLDLVTTLRLGPDGISVDPTKLGLAGHSIGGGAAILAAAPGEGAGDDARQVKAVATVAATQTMPPATTAARKITAVGLHLAGDDDLLAPAKGNAEVITKEWAGPAQLRVIPKMTHLGVTEGTHWSRLLLQGKPQHTVQRRVRALFTAFFLTTLAGDDTYRELLDTDLKAARIEYDNRAALTNA from the coding sequence ATGGCGAGCACGGCGAAGCGGTTACTCGAGCAGCTTTCCCGCCCAGGTCCGTACGATGTTCTGCGCGGTGATCTCGCGCTCGTCGGTCTTCCCGGGGTCGTGTTCACGCCGAGCACCGGGTTCAACCTCCCCGCTGTCGCGTTCGGGCACGGTTGGCTGCAACCACCGGGCCGGTATCACGGCTTGCTGCGGCATCTGGCCAGTTGGGGCATCGTCGCCGCCGCGCCCGCCACGCACGGAGGGCCGTTGCCCTCCCACCGGTTGTTCGCCGCCGATCTGCGTTCCACTCTCGACCTGGTCACGACGCTGCGTCTCGGCCCCGACGGCATCAGCGTGGACCCGACGAAACTCGGTCTCGCCGGGCATTCGATCGGCGGTGGCGCGGCCATCCTCGCCGCGGCCCCCGGCGAAGGCGCCGGGGACGACGCGCGACAGGTCAAGGCCGTGGCCACCGTCGCAGCGACCCAGACCATGCCACCGGCCACGACGGCGGCCCGCAAGATCACGGCGGTGGGGCTCCACCTCGCTGGAGACGACGACCTCCTCGCTCCCGCCAAGGGAAACGCGGAAGTGATCACCAAGGAATGGGCGGGGCCCGCGCAACTGCGGGTGATTCCGAAGATGACCCACCTCGGCGTCACCGAGGGAACCCACTGGAGCCGGCTGCTGTTGCAGGGCAAACCCCAGCACACCGTGCAACGCCGAGTACGCGCGCTGTTCACGGCGTTCTTCCTCACCACCCTGGCCGGTGACGACACCTACCGGGAGCTGCTCGACACCGACCTCAAGGCCGCCCGCATCGAATACGACAACCGGGCGGCCCTGACGAACGCCTAA